The following proteins are co-located in the Hevea brasiliensis isolate MT/VB/25A 57/8 chromosome 11, ASM3005281v1, whole genome shotgun sequence genome:
- the LOC110671821 gene encoding agamous-like MADS-box protein AP3: MGRGKLNMELIMNEKSRMITYHKRKKGLIKKMQELSILCDVDACVIILGPNLNNRPIDVETWPTDRYDMRRIINRFLSMGNERRKNQDLSGFFVARQKKLDDEIAKLRKACLKAKFPTWDNRLNLWQYHELTLLDGVLGSKLEIATSRVLKSKGDNYLMFGSIDEGGSSNNKSFKSSSMASTFANALRQKNMEFEVLEQEPLSFVNLSHQTLPQMPPFNLDSLNSPMLMMMKMTNGEGISQFGGECSSKRSWSPFKAPTNAMMMNNPGDHPVRYWSKHAAARVDECFFSSTYSSIL, translated from the coding sequence ATGGGTCGTGGAAAGCTAAACATGGAACTGATAATGAATGAGAAGTCTCGCATGATAACCTATCACAAAAGAAAGAAGGGTTTGATCAAGAAAATGCAAGAGTTAAGCATTCTTTGTGATGTAGATGCCTGCGTGATCATCCTAGGGCCAAATTTAAATAATCGTCCGATCGATGTTGAGACCTGGCCTACTGATCGCTATGATATGAGGCGCATTATAAACAGATTCCTATCTATGGGCAATGAGCGAAGGAAAAACCAAGATTTGTCTGGTTTTTTTGTTGCCCGCCAGAAGAAATTGGATGATGAGATTGCTAAACTGCGAAAGGCATGTTTGAAAGCAAAGTTTCCGACGTGGGATAATCGCCTAAATCTTTGGCAGTATCATGAACTCACTCTACTTGATGGGGTTCTAGGTTCAAAGCTTGAAATTGCAActagtagggttttgaagagtaaaGGTGacaattatttgatgtttggttcTATTGATGAAGGAGGCTCCAGCAATaataaaagttttaaatcaaGTTCAATGGCTTCAACTTTCGCTAACGCCTTGCGTCAAAAGAATATGGAGTTTGAGGTTCTTGAGCAGGAGCCATTGTCTTTTGTGAATCTATCCCATCAAACTCTCCCTCAGATGCCTCCTTTTAATCTTGATTCTCTCAATAGTCCGatgttgatgatgatgaagatgacCAATGGTGAGGGAATCAGCCAATTTGGCGGTGAGTGTAGCAGCAAGAGATCTTGGTCTCCATTTAAAGCCCCTACAAATGCGATGATGATGAATAATCCTGGGGATCACCCAGTACGCTACTGGTCTAAGCATGCAGCTGCCAGGGTTGACGAATGTTTCTTCTCAAGCACATATTCCTCAATTCTCTGA
- the LOC110671786 gene encoding agamous-like MADS-box protein AGL82, whose product MGRGKLNMELIMNEKSRMITYHKRKKGLIKKMQELSILCDVDACVIILGPNVNNRPIDVETWPTERYDMRRIVNRFLSMGNERKKNQDFSSFFVARQKKLDDEIVKLRKACFKAKFPTWDDRLNLRHYLELTLLDGVLGSKLEIAASRVLKSKGDNYLMFGSIDEGGSSNNKSFKSSSMASTFANALRQKNMVLKQEPLSFVNLSHQALPQMLPFNLDSLNRPMLMMMMTNGEGISQFGGECSSKRSWSSFKASTNAMMMNNPRDHALSYWSKHAADRVDECFFSSTYSSIL is encoded by the coding sequence ATGGGTCGTGGAAAGCTAAACATGGAACTGATAATGAATGAGAAGTCTCGCATGATAACCTATCACAAAAGAAAGAAGGGTTTGATCAAGAAAATGCAAGAGTTAAGCATTCTTTGTGATGTAGATGCCTGCGTGATCATCCTAGGGCCAAATGTCAATAATCGTCCGATCGATGTTGAGACCTGGCCTACTGAACGCTATGATATGAGGCGCATTGTAAACAGATTCCTATCTATGGGCAATGAGCGAAAGAAAAACCAAGATTTTTCTAGTTTTTTCGTTGCCCGCCAGAAGAAATTGGATGATGAGATTGTTAAACTTCGAAAGGCATGTTTTAAAGCAAAGTTTCCGACGTGGGATGATCGCCTAAACCTGAGGCATTATCTTGAACTCACTCTACTTGATGGAGTTCTAGGTTCTAAGCTTGAAATTGCAGctagtagggttttgaagagtaaaGGTGacaattatttgatgtttggttcTATTGATGAAGGAGGCTCCAGCAATaataaaagttttaaatcaaGTTCAATGGCTTCAACTTTCGCTAACGCCTTGCGTCAAAAGAATATGGTTCTTAAGCAGGAGCCATTATCTTTTGTGAATCTATCTCATCAAGCTCTCCCTCAGATGCTTCCTTTTAATCTTGATTCTCTCAATAGACCCatgttgatgatgatgatgaccaATGGTGAGGGAATCAGCCAATTTGGCGGTGAGTGTAGCAGCAAGAGATCTTGGTCTTCATTTAAAGCCTCTACAAATGCGATGATGATGAATAATCCTAGGGATCACGCATTAAGCTACTGGTCTAAGCATGCAGCTGACAGGGTTGACGAATGTTTCTTCTCAAGCACATATTCCTCAATTCTCTGA
- the LOC110671795 gene encoding uncharacterized protein LOC110671795, with translation MLLLRNSLSNTKKFFQKSLESFKSLFSGGSYQRMPKTSPYNNPCSYSHLATDMNVQRSFNTKDLDTFYNDFNDRWDTSEGKAKRRSKKKRTPPSSPIKQENDELKGSFMKFSKAIPVKDYQIKRGEDYNYNHKNKVKDFHAGKRWQENSSNYKDTRDQGRGWLVAQKLKELEMMDISNVDHVLDVEEVRHYYSRLTCPAYLDIVDKFFMDMYAEFFGPPRSPRSVNSRQIRLPSQRS, from the coding sequence ATGCTGCTTCTTAGAAATTCCTTATCCAACACCAAAAAGTTCTTCCAGAAATCCCTAGAAAGCTTCAAGTCTTTATTTTCTGGTGGTTCTTACCAGAGGATGCCCAAAACCTCCCCTTATAATAATCCATGTTCTTACAGTCATCTCGCCACCGATATGAATGTCCAAAGAAGCTTCAACACCAAAGATTTGGACACGTTCTACAATGACTTCAACGACCGGTGGGACACCAGTGAGGGGAAAGCAAAGAGAAGAAGCAAGAAGAAAAGAACACCACCATCATCACCAATCAAACAAGAAAATGATGAGCTAAAGGGAagtttcatgaagttttccaagGCAATTCCTGTCAAGGATTATCAGATAAAAAGAGGAGAGGACTACAATTATAATCATAAAAACAAAGTGAAGGATTTTCACGCAGGGAAAAGATGGCAGGAAAATAGTTCAAATTATAAGGATACAAGAGATCAGGGAAGGGGTTGGTTGGTGGCACAGAAGCTAAAAGAGCTAGAGATGATGGATATTAGCAATGTGGATCATGTCCTGGACGTAGAAGAGGTTCGCCATTATTATTCTCGCCTGACTTGCCCTGCCTATCTGGACATTGTAGACAAGTTCTTCATGGACATGTACGCAGAATTCTTTGGTCCACCTAGATCCCCACGCAGTGTGAATTCCAGGCAAATTAGGCTGCCTTCACAGAGATCATAG
- the LOC110671796 gene encoding transcription repressor OFP8 has protein sequence MESRFKMRISRMFRGSFGSCRTRNLSDVVEKAVFSPQSHKDYFHFHVMESLPPKPRPYPSICRPKCPETTAKTITDSIFPRQKISARYTPFISANNTIGNSCPPASPASPLNPFHNEFSFKEKKKSSRSVKNRKKKKNNTHLKSNRRDISLFTSSSQDTEYFEGSYWFSSEEDEDEREGESETLFSSRSLSSDSSGSHSHRSRRKKYSSRRGRVASKSSQMGFFPLHGKVKESFAVVKSSSDPYNDFRTSMVEMIVEKQIFASKDLKQLLQCFLSLNSSHHHSIIIEVFTEIWEALFSSWS, from the coding sequence ATGGAAAGCCGATTCAAGATGCGAATCTCTCGCATGTTTCGCGGTTCCTTTGGCTCGTGTCGTACCAGAAACTTATCGGACGTGGTCGAAAAAGCTGTTTTTTCCCCTCAAAGCCACAAGGACTACTTCCATTTCCATGTGATGGAGTCTTTGCCTCCTAAGCCTCGACCTTATCCTTCCATTTGTAGACCCAAATGCCCTGAAACAACAGCCAAAACCATCACCGACTCAATCTTCCCCAGGCAAAAAATATCTGCACGATATACTCCTTTTATATCGGCAAATAATACAATTGGAAACAGTTGTCCTCCTGCGTCGCCTGCTTCTCCTTTGAATCCATTCCACAATGAATTTAGTttcaaagagaaaaagaagagttcGAGATCAGTGAAAaacaggaaaaagaaaaagaacaacACGCATTTGAAGAGCAATAGGAGGGACATTAGTCTGTTTACCTCGTCTTCTCAAGATACTGAATATTTTGAAGGTAGCTATTGGTTTAGCAGCGAGGAAGACGAGGACGAGAGAGAAGGAGAGTCAGAAACGCTTTTTTCTTCACGAAGTCTCTCCTCAGATTCATCAGGATCTCACAGCCACCGTTCTCGCCGCAAGAAGTACAGTTCTCGCCGAGGAAGGGTTGCCTCTAAAAGTTCTCAAATGGGTTTTTTCCCCTTGCATGGAAAAGTGAAGGAAAGTTTTGCAGTGGTGAAGAGTTCTAGTGATCCATACAATGATTTCAGGACATCAATGGTGGAGATGATCGTTGAAAAGCAGATATTCGCATCTAAGGATCTTAAGCAGCTATTGCAGTGTTTCCTGTCCTTGAACTCTTCTCATCATCATAGTATTATTATTGAGGTCTTCACAGAGATTTGGGAGGCCTTGTTCTCTTCCTGGTCTTAA